The following coding sequences are from one Musa acuminata AAA Group cultivar baxijiao chromosome BXJ2-4, Cavendish_Baxijiao_AAA, whole genome shotgun sequence window:
- the LOC103980203 gene encoding pentatricopeptide repeat-containing protein At4g14850 codes for MLPSPDPESLAAAVELAVAIRSARLGRAAHATAVKHLSPRPLPAFLSNHLVNMYSKLDLPTAAATLLSLDPDPSVVTWTALISGSAQNGRPLSALAHFAAMLRASVRPNDFTFPSAFKAAAAARKPLIGRQIHASSFKSGLIDDAFVACGALDMYYKTGLTFDARILFDEMPQRNIVAWNAVMTNAVFDGRPDEAIKAFIKLRLHGGIPNTISLCAFLNACAGASYSSLGSQLHAFMIQSGFDLDVSVGNGLIDFYGKCHWVHEARAVFDEMHIKNDVSWCSMVVVYAQNGAEEEAFRVYLDARKEGIRPTDFIVSSVLTTCAGLSGLDLGRSLHAAAIRSCINGNIFVGSALVDMYGKCGSIRDAEQAFEEMPERNLISWNALIGGYTQLGNAHMALTVFDEMIGCGEVAPSYVTLVNVITACSRGGLTKEGLDLFETMKERFGIEPRLEHYACVVDLLGRAGMEERAYEFIKTMPIRPSISIWGALLGACRLHGKTALGRIAAHKLFEIDPQDSGNHVLLSNMFASAGRWVEATEVRKEMKDVGIKKGPGCSWITWKNVVHVFQAKDTTHELNDKIQAMLAKLRGQMQAAGYTPDTQYALYDLEEEEKETEVLQHSEKLALAFGLISIPPGIPIRITKNLRVCGDCHCAFKFISGIVGREIIVRDNNRFHYFRDYQCSCRDYW; via the exons ATGCTCCCCTCGCCCGACCCCGAGTCCCTCGCCGCCGCCGTCGAGCTCGCCGTCGCCATTCGCTCCGCCCGCCTCGGACGCGCCGCCCATGCCACCGCCGTTAAGCACCTCTCCCCTAGGCCGCTCCCGGCATTCCTCTCCAACCACCTCGTCAACATGTATTCCAAGCTCGACCTCCCCACCGCCGCCGCTACCCTCCTGTCCCTCGATCCCGATCCCTCCGTCGTCACCTGGACGGCCCTCATCTCAGGCTCTGCCCAGAATGGCCGCCCCCTCTCCGCCCTCGCCCACTTTGCCGCCATGCTCCGTGCCTCTGTCCGCCCCAACGACTTCACCTTCCCCTCCGCCTTcaaggccgccgccgccgcccggaAACCCCTCATTGGCCGGCAGATCCACGCATCTTCCTTCAAGTCCGGTCTCATCGATGACGCCTTCGTGGCCTGCGGCGCCCTCGATATGTATTACAAGACGGGCCTCACGTTCGACGCTCGAATCCTTTTCGACGAGATGCCTCAGAGAAATATCGTGGCTTGGAACGCCGTGATGACCAATGCGGTGTTCGATGGACGGCCAgatgaggcaattaaagccttcATCAAGCTACGCCTGCATGGAGGAATCCCGAACACAATCTCTCTATGCGCCTTCCTAAATGCCTGTGCCGGTGCGTCTTACTCGTCCCTTGGAAGCCAACTCCATGCTTTTATGATCCAATCTGGGTTCGACTTGGACGTGTCTGTCGGTAATGGGCTCATTGATTTTTATGGCAAATGTCATTGGGTGCACGAAGCGAGGGCGGTGTTTGATGAAATGCACATCAAGAATGACGTCTCCTGGTGCTCGATGGTTGTGGTGTATGCGCAGAATGGGGCCGAAGAGGAGGCTTTTCGGGTGTATTTGGATGCAAGGAAAGAAGGCATCCGTCCCACCGACTTTATCGTCTCCAGTGTTCTCACCACTTGTGCTGGCCTCTCAGGCCTCGACTTAGGGCGGTCATTGCATGCTGCTGCCATCAGGTCTTGCATCAATGGCAATATATTTGTTGGGAGTGCGCTTGTCGACATGTACGGGAAGTGTGGAAGTATCAGGGATGCTGAGCAAGCGTTTGAGGAGATGCCAGAGCGGAACCTCATTTCATGGAATGCTTTGATAGGAGGGTACACACAGCTCGGGAATGCACATATGGCCCTCACGGTGTTTGATGAGATGATAGGGTGTGGTGAGGTAGCACCTAGTTATGTAACTTTAGTTAACGTGATTACTGCTTGTAGTAGGGGAGGACTGACAAAGGAAGGATTAGACTTGTTTGAGACAATGAAGGAAAGGTTTGGGATCGAGCCCCGTTTGGAGCACTATGCATGTGTGGTGGACTTGCTTGGGCGTGCAGGAATGGAAGAGCGTGCCTATGAGTTTATCAAAACAATGCCCATCAGACCGTCCATCAGCATTTGGGGAGCGCTACTTGGGGCTTGCAGATTGCATGGCAAGACTGCGTTGGGGAGGATCGCTGCACATAAGTTGTTCGAGATTGACCCCCAAGACTCTGGGAACCATGTGCTGCTTTCCAACATGTTTGCTTCAGCTGGCAG GTGGGTGGAAGCTACAGAAGTGAGAAAGGAGATGAAGGATGTTGGCATCAAGAAAGGTCCAGGATGCAGTTGGATCACCTGGAAGAATGTAGTACATGTCTTCCAAGCAAAGGACACAACCCATGAGTTGAACGACAAAATCCAAGCAATGCTGGCTAAACTGAGGGGGCAGATGCAGGCCGCTGGATATACGCCTGACACGCAGTACGCCCTCTATGAtctggaagaagaagagaaggagaccgAGGTGCTCCAGCACAGTGAGAAGCTCGCGCTTGCCTTTGGTCTCATCAGCATTCCTCCTGGGATCCCCATAAGGATCACTAAAAATCTTCGAGTGTGTGGGGACTGTCACTGTGCCTTTAAGTTTATATCCGGTATTGTTGGTAGAGAGATTATTGTGAGGGATAACAATAGGTTTCATTATTTCCGAGATTATCAGTGCTCTTGTAGGGATTATTGGTGA